TTATATTCCCTGTTGAATACAATAATTCTCTCGTAGAGTGTATCTTGTGCTGGTGCAGATGTTCGAATCAGTAACTTGTTAAATCAACCGAAGTCCTGTCTCGTCCCTAATGCAAGAGGGGTCAACACAATAAAACTTTTTCAAAGAATGGCCAATTGGAAGAGTTTTTGAAATTATAGAATGGGATTTTAATAGTACTATAGAATATATTTTTGTTGCTGTATGAGATTGTAGTATAGTTATGAAAATCAGCGTGGCCTCATTCAATTAAAAGAATCAATAGTTTTATATATCATGAAATTTCGACACCATAAATTATAAGATCTTACATATTTCAGCGttttcccactttttttttttttttttgatcagcTGGTGTAAAATATTGTAAAATGCACAAAAGAAATGTTCTGAAGAAATATTTCACCTCAGGCTCATATTTGATTATGATCTTATGTGTTGAGGGCGTGAATATTGTAGTAGGAGAGGATCTtcaagagaaagggagagagaatcaATTCATCTATACTCAAATGAAGAGAAGAGTATTTATATCTTAACAAAGTACGtaggaaagaaaataatctaatctaataaGGAACTCaactattttagaaaataacgAAATATTAAATAACATCCTCAATATCTAATGATATCTTTAAAAGTATTCTCTAATAGAGAATTCTCTACCATCCACAAATATACATCAACACATGGCATGCTTCACTCCCAATTGATATCAAAAGAACAAACACAaccttcttttctctccttagTCATGCAATTATGATCGATCATGCATAGCATTAGGGTGCGTAtagtaatgtttttgttttcgaaaacaatttttattcagaaatattttttctatttctattcctttgataagtttctaagcattttaatgtatttgataactaaacaaaatttttacttctaaaACAAAAATGCTTTTAGTGCAATCCCAAATATTTTGTGACttataatttcatttaatttattaataattttattacatgttttttttttttgtttactttttcttgTTCTACCTCTAGCAAGTCGCTAGCCTTGGGGGAGCCTCATCTTGGCatagcgaggcttgacctcaccttGACGGGTTAGGCAAGGCAACCTCGCCAAGCCACTAGCAAGGCTCTGCCTCGATTGGGCACCATGAGGTTAGTGTCGATTGGTCGAGTTTCACTGTGGCTAAGTGAGGCACCCGGTGAGGTTGTTGAGCCTCATTTGGCAAGCAATCGACTAGGGAAGAataggaggaagagaaaaagaaagaaaaaaagaaaataaaaataaaaaaaaaaaaagaaaagacttgtttcttgagttgttctaggaacaaataagtaatttttttttttttgtttttatttctattcctaatcTACTTTTGGAAACAAATTTATTACTGAGAATAAAAATCTATATAAACAGatttctattatatttttatttccgtgaataaaaaaatttaaaaataaataaactaggGCATTACCAAATGGTCCATTAGATTTTATGCTGCAacggaggaaaaaaagaatatcctTTGGCCGATGCAAGAATATTCTTTGGCCGATTCCAAGAGGGTGACCCTGCAAGATTCTAGATTTTATCGAGCGTGCAacggaggaaaaaaagaaagttgcgTGTCCCCTGGCAATTACGAGCTCAAATCTCATCTCAAGTCAACCATTTTCTAGAGGAGGGAGGTTGAGTAGGAGCTAAAAAAGACGGTGCCGGCCGTACTTCCAGGCCGCACACCCCTACCATTTTCAGTTTTCGTCCTTAGACGACTTTAACTTCAGATACGACAAAATGGCGAAGCTAATTCAAGGTCCAATGAAGAAATTTCGTTCTCTTTACTCAGTCTTATTTTCAATACACGATAAGTAATTCTTTTTTAGATATCCCCATATAATGCCATTCTCTCTAATAGTACTATTGCCTACTTCTATTGGAGTACTAAGTGCTCTACAATATTCAAATTAGATTAAGCCCGAAagaaattaatccataattcaCCTTCCGGAAAGATGTTAGTTCTCGTGGTCAGTTGACACAAGCATCGCTACAATAAacggtgtttttttttttttccttttgattgaTATGATATGTTATTGTATAATTAGACtaatataaaatctcataaattgCTGTTCCTCTTATCTTTTCCCACTTAATATGGCTGGTATTTGCCAATGCTTTGAGTAGTTGGGGTTCATCCAGTGACCACAACTTGAGCTCTGAAAGAAGTGTCATatgcaaagaaacaaaatgcGACAAGGCAATCATCATCATAGTGTAGGTAGGAATAGTACCATTAAAGGCGTACAGATTGGTTCATGAAATTGATTTGTGCAGTTTTATATGACCGTTTGATACTATGCCATAACAAAATATGaacaatttaaattaaaataaacatttaaGGTGTCTTGTAATGTTGTTAGGAGTGTCGAGGGGTAATTACTTGCTAACGTCGTTCTCTATCGACTGTGACgattttaatttgatcatatCGGGTAATTATACACTCACACAGGTCTGTGGTCTTCAAAGTCATAATTGTTGAAGTTTGTACGTTTGAGATGATGAACTAACAGACGGAGcgcttcttttcttgttctacAAAACCTGGACTATAATTTGCTTTAGCTTCATTCCTACGTAGCACCATTTGTGTTTCCGATTGTGTTCAACTAGCATTTTAGGTAACCATCACTTAATTTGACTGGAAATCGGCTTAGTTCCTATTTCTTCTCAACTTTATATGCTCTCGCAAGTTTACTAtgacaaaaatagaaatagctTCATTTCATACGGCAAGAGGGGAAGGGGCATGAATGAGACGAAGGTACTATCGTATAccaatatataatttgtataggTCCATGTagtatttgtatcaatttgaaaagGTTTTATTGATTTTGCAGAAATATCCCGAGAGAAAATCCGTTAAGGGGTTCCACTTTCTAGAGTTAATCTTTGAATAGGTCTACCGGATAAGCTAGACTTCTGGGGCAAATGGCGAAAAGTAAAGTTTACTAGACATCGaagtttgactttttttttttttttttggccttttggtCGAAAGGTTTGACTAGTTAGCAAATACTACCTCGtccttatttttgttcttcttcacATGTATGATtgtagaagacttttttttttttttttaattgtagaaGACATTACGTGGTTACATCTTGCATATATTTCAATGCATTTTTCCTTTGTGGGTTCAgacataattttcaataaaagtCAGGTCTAGAAGCTCCTTCAATGAGTGTGTAGATGAATTTGTCTCACGGGAAATTGATTGAGAGTTCAATCGGAAAACTTAGAATGATAGATGAATAGAAACCACATGTTAATAAAAAGCATATAGATATTATAAACAAATGATGTTGGATACTTTGACACTTCTCTCGCATGCAAGCTGAATTTACAACAAgaggaatttgatgatttgGGAGTTGCACACAGAAATTGAATCTAATACCATATTAGAAAGTccactcaaaagtttaagcaCAAAGGTAGAAAGAGATCTGCATGTACTCAAGAGCATAAAAACCACGAATATAAGTGATCTGCAATATTTTAACATAAACGAACATATTTCTTGTGTGATTATTTGTTATTGCTAAATACAGTGATTTCCAACATTAGCACATTAAataatgtaacaaatttattattttggtgATGATTGGTTCATCGGAGCATGACCCAGGATGGCATCCCCTTAGATAATAGCAGATAACACTCCATTTGAATGGTAAACCGCGTTTACTAGGCAAATCAGAATTTTATAATTCTAGAGAGTTGGTGATTTTTGGTAATAATGCACGTTTCTAGTGTCCTCTTTGTAAGGGTCGCTAATTTATGTGTCATTTTCCTATTGAATACAGTAGTTCTTTCGTAGAGCGTATCTTGCGCTTGTAGAGACATACAAATCAGTAATATGTTGAATCAACCGAAGCCTGTTGTCTCGCCCCTAATTCAAGAGGGATCATCTGCGGCTTATAGGTTTGGAGTAAGGACTCTGCaattatgaacaaaagaaactttttccAAGAGTGGACAACTGGAagagtttttttaaattatagaaTGGGATTTTAATAGTACTATAGAAtctattgtttttgttttatgaCATTGTAGTATAGTTTTGAAGATCAGCGTGGCCtcattcaattaaaagagttaataatttaaaatatcatgaaatttcattacACCATAAATTATAAGATCTTCAACGTTTTTCAACTTGCTTATGGTGAAAACACGATTGGTCATTgtaaaatattgtaaaatacattaaaaaaaatcacatctgCACTTGGTtacatttaaataaaaatatggcattacaaaagaaaaatatatataatttagaatGTTTTGCTTTTTAGTTATGATAGGCAAAATTtcgtaaattaaaattttgcacTTTAGGACATTTTGGACCTGAATATGATTAGATATAGTGAATGCCTATAGAAAGTCATCAAGTTAAAATCCCATATATTATGACATTTTATACTTGGTTATTTATGGCAACTATCTCTTGTTGACACCAAATTTTGGTGACCCGATTCATTACATAGAAAAATTATGGATCGATCCAGCCTAAAGAAACATACTATTAAATTACATCTGCACATTAGGAGCATTATCATTTAGTAGTATTAAGCCCACATAAATTGCATTATAATTGGACTGAGTTAAGTGAGGAAGCTCTGATCTTAATAGTATTATCTGGACTAAGCCCAAGATAACACAAAATTCGGCCAAACCGAAATTTCACATATGGAATGCACAAGAGGGAAGTCAAATTAGAAAAGATTGCATTCTTTAATTGAAGAACCATAAAGCATATGGAGCTCAAAACTTCAATTGTTAGATAGGCAATGAAAGAGATATCTAATTTTCTCGTCTTGAAGATATCGCACAGTTCCTTTCTTATTACGAAAGAGTGTCAGATATAATCCCCCACTTCACTTTTTTTTGTCGTGATTTCCACTAGGAACACCCTAGCTAGAGGATAATCAAACCGCGCTTAGGTCCTCGAGCGGGGAAtcttaaatactaaaaaaacgGTAAGTCTCGTATCGAAAGTTGCAGCTCGCGCCACCCAGTCGCCCACCTTCCTGCCCACTGAACTTGATCGGAATCGCGCCGATTTCGCCCTCTAGACATGCCTTGCACTCAGCCGCCGACAGATCCCTCGTACACTGCACCAATCCGTACAGCGTCGTCTTACCGTCCACTCGCTTCTTTCCCGCCGCGTACAGCTTCGGAATCGAGTAGGCCTTCTTAGCCAGCCTGGTCAGCATCTCCGTTACCCTGAGGTTGAACAACGCAGGGTCGCTCACTTTGTTCCCGTTATACAAGTAGAAGTTGTTGGCTTTGTCGATCTGGCGAAAGAAGTTGGTGTCGTTGTACTTGAACATGCAGTCGTCATACCACATTATCGCCCCCTTGTTGCGAGGGCAGAGGCGCTGGATCTCGGCGCCAGCGTCTGCCACGCAGGCCTTGCAGACTGAGGGTGACAcatgagagtgctagtatgaataaaataaaagagttagggaagagaataagaacacagaaattatagtggttcggcttaatccaagcctacgtccactctcccacgataacagccttcttggctggattccaatatgcaatcaacaagagattacaacttcgagtgcaaacacttagtagtagatcacactatctcactaagtcactcttttggtatttctctcacgattacaaacgtttaagctctcaagagacaagtatatgatcaaaagtcgctcgactttggaattataaattctatgctccgtctcttacttgctcattggtccatgatctccttaaatactcctccacttccaaactacccgttggacagtatcccggagaatcgtcttccaatatacccattggacagctctgtatctagaagatttggtagccgttgagtgacaaaggtaaaatcccaaattgattccgatcgcccatacaaacgaaatcttggtttccataagtaaagcttcttcgtatagaaagttcttgtcttcaagatccaatcgtcaatcaattagattgaatcaatcaaatcaatcttgatgtgaaatccaaaccagatcactagccgttgtatgattgggcttgagttacgattcattgaatctggatgtaaagtctgagtctgtagactttacaatatgagtctgtagactttacaatctgagtctctagactttactatctgagtctctagactttacaactgGGTCCGAACATATCTGCtttcgaacagatttagctttaaggtctgcaCTGCCCAGTTCAACTTCGTATAGAGTCCGTCTTCCGGTTCAGCATTTACGTTcgatctggaatttgtcgagtgagcagacttcgatgtagaacaactttgacactaaagtccgcagtcttcgagactttgagtcttgagtccggcgtcttggactttgagtctcgagtccggcgtcttcgactttgacacagaagtctggaaatcttcagaatatattttggacatgtgttacgttcagtcttctagccgtcttctgactttgataatatcctctacatgttctaacatctgcatggtcttttccttaaccattaaacatgttagtagcctttgatttattttgtcatcttcaaaacatcataagggatttccctaacaatctccccctttttgatgatgacaaaacaatctctgaatatgcagatttgtaaacatgcttttaatttaaatcaaaggatatcagaagatagcaaataaattgagcataataatatttagaaaataatcgcagctcaatattatgccatagataatataatattaaccaatcagcacatatgcatattcataacttctccccctttttgtcataatcaaaaagcgataataatggattcacgtagagaatatgacatataatttccaaaaatcagcttttatcgaatattaaagatatgcaatatagctcacttcgataatatatatcagcaaatattcaataaaaatcacggatgcatcataaaatgcacgtaccttttttttgtcataataatatcaataagagatttgtttaatgacaaaaggtaataaaagatgcactaaccggattttttagaataaattctgacacatttaccttccTTCTTTTCATAACAAGATcacaatcaatccaaaaagatttttccataattgatcaaagctccccctcaatttgttgcatttttgagatgatcacgattcttttccttttattttggatttgatttctccccctggatttcctcatcgaattcCGAGTGCGGTTCGAATCAGACTTTGATTACGAGTCTATGTCCGAGTcggactcagattctgaatgttccatcaagcataacttttcttgctcatcatcttcttctttttttgttcttttctggccattctgcttgtattttcttccatcgaaatatggtggccttgtgttgctttgcccttccataagacctggtgccaacatactagccataaaaagaatctttagctcaaaagtaaaaacacttttataaaccgaacacttagctctgataccaattgagagtgctagtatgaataaaataaaggagttagggaagagaataagaacacagaaattatagtggttcggcttaatccaagcctacgtccactctcccacgataacagccttcttggctggattccaatatgcaatcaacaagagattacaacttcgagtgcaaacacttagtagtagatcacactatctcactaagtcactcttttggtatttctctcacgattacaaacgtttaagctctcaagagacaagtatatgatcaaaagtcgctcagactttggaattataaattctacgctccgtctcttacttgctcatcggtccatgatatccttaaatactcctccacttccaaactacccgttggacagtatcccggagaatcgtcttccaatatacccattggacagctctgtatctagaagatttggtagccgttgagtgacaaaggtaaaatcccaaattgattccgatcgcccatacaaacgaaatcttggtttccataagtaaagcttcttcgtatagaaagttcttgtcttcaagatccaatcgtcaatcaattagattgaatcaatcaaatcaatcttgatgtggaatccaaaccagatcactagccgttgtatgattgggcttgagttacgattcattgaatctggatgtaaagtctgagtctgtagactttacaatatgagtctctagactttacaatctgagtctctagactttactatctgagtctctagactttacaatctgggtctgaacatatctacttctgaacagatttagctttaaggtctgtacccagttcaacTTCGTATAGAGTCTGTCTCTGGTTCAGATTCACGTTCgtctggaatttgtcgagtgagcagacttcgatgtagaacagactttgacactaaagtctggcagtcttcagactttgagtcttgagtctagcagtcttcagactttgagtctcgagtctggcagtcttcagactttgacacagaagtctggaaatcttcagaatatattttggacatgtgttacgttcagtcttctggccgtcttctgactttgataatatcctctacatgttctaacatctgcatggtcttttccttaaccattaaacatgttagtagcctttgatttattttgtcatcttcaaaacatcataagggatttccttaacaaCACATCACCTCGGCACAGTGCGATGCCATAGACCCGGTGTTGGTGTCGGCCAATGGAGTCGAGGGCGAAGCCCGAGGGAGGCGTCTTCGTGTGGAGGAAGCTGGTGAGCTTGTTGAGATTGGATTCGTAGGGGCTGTTTGCGGTGAAGTTTCCGGAGGTGCAGAAGTGGAAGAGCGGGCCGTCTCCCGGGCGGTCCTGAGGAGGAGGGCGGAAAAGAGCGAGAGCAAGACAAAGCGGGCCGAAGACATATCGTTACGTGAGGATACGATATGAATGTGCCGTGAGATGAAGCTATGTCACCTTTGTACAGTGTTTGTGATGAGAATGAGATGAGTCTGTTATTTGCATGCATCTATATAGGCGTTGAGAGGATATCATTGAAGGTGTGAATCGACGTGGTTTGACCTTGCAACTTCACATGTTCAATTTTTATTGTGTAGGAATCTTCGATCGTGGCCGGCGTCGTTGAAGTATTTTAAAAGAGATGGGATTAAATTCAGTGGATTAGCTCGCGGAGCAGTCGGCTGCAAATACGGGCTACAACAACTCGAGAAACCTTGTATTATATTGAACCGAAGATGGCTCGTGAAGTAATCTCATGTATCGGATTGTTTTTTGTGGGGAAGGTCCATTCTCGCACGCGGTGTAATTAAGCTGACGCAGAACACTTCACTACGCATTAAAATGGTAAGTTATGCGGGAAGATGTAGGTCCACTTTTGAGCTGAAGAAACTTGTCAAAGTAAGGTAAAAATTGCTGATGTTGCAGACATCACAAGGCCATCTTCAATGGAAAAGGAGATGAGCTTTAAATGCCGTTTGCTCATGAGATTCATATTCTTTTCATAAGCATACGGTCTCTCTTCATctatcattttaaatttttgaattaaacGTTCTATCAATTTCCCGTGAGATTAATTCGTTTGCATGGTCATTGTAGGGACTTCTAGACTTGAGTAACTGTTGAAAAATACGTGTGGACCCACACAGAAAAAATGCACTGAAATTCATAATGCCTTCTAgaatattctttaaaaaaaaaaaaaagtcttctagaaTCATACATGTGAAGAAGAACACAAACATGTACGAGGTTTCATTTGCTAGCTAGTCAAACCATGATGTTTTTagtaaacttttcttttcaccaTTTGCCCCGGAAGTCTAGCTTATCTGGTAGACTTATTCAAAGATTAATTGTAGAAGTGGAGCCCCTTAACGGATTTTCTCTCGGGATATTTCTGCAAAGTCAACTAaacttttttcaaattaatacaaatgCTACATGCACCTATACAAATTGTATATTGGTATACGATAGTACCTTCATCTCATTCATGCCCCTACCCCTCTTGCCATATGAAATGAAgcgtttctaattttttgttataaaaaccTTGCGATGGCATATGACGTTtataagaaaaaggaagtaAGCCGATTTCCAGTCAAATTAAGTGATGGTTACCTGAAATGCTAGTTGAACACAATCGGAAACACAAATGGTGCTACATAGGTATGCAGCTAAAGCAAATTA
This region of Eucalyptus grandis isolate ANBG69807.140 chromosome 8, ASM1654582v1, whole genome shotgun sequence genomic DNA includes:
- the LOC104456549 gene encoding cysteine-rich repeat secretory protein 38: MNEMKDRPGDGPLFHFCTSGNFTANSPYESNLNKLTSFLHTKTPPSGFALDSIGRHQHRVYGIALCRGDHSHVSPSVCKACVADAGAEIQRLCPRNKGAIMWYDDCMFKYNDTNFFRQIDKANNFYLYNGNKVSDPALFNLRVTEMLTRLAKKAYSIPKLYAAGKKRVDGKTTLYGLVQCTRDLSAAECKACLEGEIGAIPIKFSGQEGGRLGGASCNFRYETYRFFSI